A window from Pseudomonadota bacterium encodes these proteins:
- a CDS encoding alpha/beta fold hydrolase, whose product MFDALQGMAETTINIWRQVGDVQRKSFSDAVEATQAQFQLIGKVNAPREFANEMYYHELGRQASTLLFGALKILDCDDPVTIRARKYVTGTHVILREIDVETAAAPRDVVWTKNKARLYRYRRADGGDGGRRPVPVLLTYGFVLKPYVFDLTPGNSVVQNLVEAGFDVYMLDFGVPGQDDAGLAIEDLVLDYLHGAVQKAIEISGAAEISLLGHSQGGTLSVMYASLFPDGPLKNLVLLSAPTEFAPRNPEPIGLWTYTSRNGGAMFDPVIVPMFLGNLPTGLASDVLDLGVSWMANGAGTVCRSFSFGGYDVALRQIRDQAGRDVAVRSWLAACKWVDDAAPFPGETFRTWIEDLYQRDELVRGKVKLRGRTVDLSNIRCAVFNVSGKWDYVVPPSQTKATTALARSSVKESITLDAGHVGMFIGPAAADRLWPRLGNWLEARSGN is encoded by the coding sequence CGCGCTGCAAGGCATGGCTGAAACTACGATCAATATCTGGCGGCAAGTGGGCGACGTGCAACGCAAATCCTTCAGTGACGCGGTCGAGGCGACCCAGGCCCAGTTTCAGCTTATCGGCAAGGTGAACGCGCCACGCGAATTCGCCAATGAGATGTATTACCATGAGTTAGGCAGGCAGGCGTCCACACTACTCTTCGGGGCGTTAAAAATACTCGACTGCGACGATCCGGTGACGATTCGCGCCAGGAAGTACGTCACGGGCACGCACGTGATCCTCCGGGAGATCGACGTCGAGACGGCGGCCGCACCCAGGGACGTGGTCTGGACCAAGAACAAGGCCAGGCTCTACCGTTATAGGCGCGCCGACGGCGGCGACGGAGGGAGACGCCCGGTGCCGGTGCTTTTGACCTACGGTTTCGTACTCAAGCCGTACGTCTTTGATTTGACGCCGGGCAACAGCGTGGTGCAGAACCTGGTGGAGGCGGGCTTCGACGTCTACATGCTCGACTTCGGGGTTCCGGGCCAAGACGACGCGGGGTTGGCGATCGAGGACCTGGTGCTCGATTACTTGCACGGCGCGGTGCAAAAAGCCATCGAAATTTCAGGCGCCGCCGAGATCAGCCTGCTCGGGCATTCCCAGGGCGGCACGCTCTCTGTGATGTACGCCTCCCTGTTCCCTGACGGCCCGCTCAAGAACCTCGTCCTGCTCTCCGCGCCCACGGAATTCGCGCCGCGCAATCCGGAACCTATCGGCCTCTGGACGTACACGAGCCGCAACGGCGGGGCGATGTTCGATCCGGTGATCGTCCCCATGTTTCTGGGGAACCTGCCAACGGGCCTTGCGAGCGACGTGCTCGATCTGGGCGTCTCCTGGATGGCCAACGGCGCCGGCACGGTCTGCCGGTCCTTCAGCTTTGGCGGTTACGACGTGGCGTTGCGGCAGATCCGCGACCAGGCAGGGAGGGATGTTGCCGTGCGTTCGTGGCTGGCGGCGTGCAAGTGGGTCGACGATGCCGCGCCGTTTCCAGGCGAGACTTTCCGGACCTGGATCGAGGACTTGTACCAACGGGACGAACTCGTCAGGGGAAAGGTAAAGCTGCGCGGGCGCACGGTGGACCTCTCGAACATTCGGTGCGCCGTGTTCAATGTCTCGGGCAAGTGGGACTACGTCGTACCCCCTTCCCAGACCAAGGCCACGACCGCGCTCGCGCGCAGTTCGGTTAAAGAGTCCATTACGCTGGACGCCGGACATGTGGGTATGTTCATAGGGCCGGCGGCCGCGGACAGACTCTGGCCCCGTCTCGGGAACTGGCTCGAGGCCCGCTCGGGCAATTAG
- a CDS encoding class I SAM-dependent methyltransferase yields MAAARARESERANRLFDDPFAAALAGPEGFAWLDRMKSAAGSGGPELYPVIRTRFFDEFLLDACGNSGVRQVVLVAAGLDTRAFRLDWPPQTRLYEMDLSEVLEAKDAVMKKAGAQPSCERRTIRADLRQDTWPEALLAAGYQPQSPSVWLIEGLLFYLLRAAVHALLEKVTAQTVTGSLLGWT; encoded by the coding sequence ATGGCGGCCGCGCGCGCCCGCGAGAGCGAGCGGGCGAATCGACTGTTCGACGACCCGTTTGCCGCCGCGCTGGCCGGCCCCGAGGGCTTTGCCTGGCTGGACCGCATGAAGTCCGCCGCGGGGTCGGGCGGGCCGGAGTTGTACCCCGTGATCCGCACCCGCTTCTTCGACGAGTTCCTGCTGGACGCCTGCGGGAACTCGGGAGTGCGTCAGGTGGTTCTCGTGGCGGCGGGCCTGGACACCCGCGCTTTCCGTCTGGACTGGCCGCCACAGACCCGGTTGTACGAGATGGACTTATCCGAGGTACTGGAGGCCAAAGACGCCGTGATGAAAAAGGCCGGAGCGCAGCCGAGCTGCGAGCGGCGCACGATCCGGGCAGATCTAAGACAGGACACCTGGCCGGAGGCGCTCCTCGCCGCCGGCTACCAGCCGCAGAGTCCGTCGGTCTGGCTCATAGAAGGTCTCCTCTTTTACCTGCTCAGGGCCGCCGTGCATGCGCTCCTGGAGAAAGTCACTGCGCAAACGGTGACCGGCAGCCTGCTCGGTTGGACGTGA